One Flagellimonas sp. CMM7 genomic region harbors:
- a CDS encoding sugar phosphate isomerase/epimerase: MKKDKKGISRRNFTKLSTTALGSIPIMSFDNVLLNTFPNKKDDIKVNLFSKHLQFLDYNEMSEAATDMGFDGLDLTVRPKGHVLPEKAVDDLPKAVEAMKKFGLNPSMMTTNIWDPNDLEQRTVLETASKFGFTHYRTAWLKYPEDQSIAESQGLYGQQAKELEAQNKDLGLIGCYQNHAGNHVGAPVWDLPPILKVTNNEHFGIQYDIRHAVVEGGNSWELGLRRINTFIKSIVIKDFKWGKVDGKWKPINTPLGEGMVDFKRYFSLLKNYNINVPISLHFEYDLGGAQHGKRNLTINKKEVFASMKKDLQFLKSTWNEVQ; encoded by the coding sequence ATGAAAAAGGATAAAAAAGGTATCTCAAGAAGAAACTTTACAAAATTATCGACCACTGCATTAGGAAGTATTCCAATTATGAGCTTTGACAATGTCCTATTAAATACGTTTCCAAATAAGAAAGACGATATCAAGGTAAACTTGTTTTCTAAACATTTGCAATTTCTTGACTATAATGAGATGTCCGAGGCTGCAACAGATATGGGTTTTGATGGTCTAGATTTAACTGTAAGGCCTAAAGGGCATGTGCTACCTGAAAAAGCAGTTGATGATTTGCCCAAGGCAGTGGAGGCAATGAAAAAATTTGGACTTAATCCAAGTATGATGACCACAAATATCTGGGATCCCAACGATTTAGAACAGCGTACCGTTTTAGAAACAGCAAGTAAGTTTGGTTTCACCCATTATCGAACAGCTTGGTTAAAGTATCCCGAAGACCAAAGCATTGCTGAAAGTCAGGGATTATATGGGCAACAGGCCAAGGAATTAGAAGCACAAAATAAGGACCTGGGACTGATCGGTTGCTATCAAAATCACGCGGGTAATCATGTAGGAGCCCCTGTTTGGGACCTTCCTCCTATCTTAAAGGTAACCAACAACGAACATTTTGGTATCCAATATGATATTCGACATGCAGTCGTTGAAGGTGGAAATAGTTGGGAGCTTGGTCTAAGGCGTATCAACACATTTATAAAATCCATAGTCATCAAAGATTTTAAGTGGGGGAAAGTTGATGGAAAATGGAAACCCATCAACACTCCATTGGGAGAAGGGATGGTTGATTTTAAAAGATACTTTTCACTCCTAAAGAATTACAACATTAATGTTCCCATATCTCTTCATTTTGAATATGATCTAGGTGGAGCCCAACACGGAAAGCGTAATCTTACTATAAACAAGAAGGAAGTATTCGCCAGTATGAAAAAAGATCTTCAATTTTTAAAGAGTACTTGGAACGAAGTTCAGTAA
- a CDS encoding ribonuclease activity regulator RraA: MANPSHQIIEKLKKVSTATIATSLFKRGLKNQFIQDISPLKKGKQTMVGAAFTLRYIPAREDLNPITVFKDPKHLQRVAVEKCPKGAVLVIDSRKDARAASAGSILATRLMKRGVSGLVTDGGLRDSAEIADLDFPAYHSRPSAPTNLTLHQAIAINEPIGCGDVAVFPGDFIVGDNDGVMVIPQHLAADVADECLEMTLYEEFVLEKVGNGASVIGLYPLTNNTLKTEFETWKDSNKKIQKS, from the coding sequence ATGGCGAATCCATCACATCAAATTATAGAAAAACTAAAAAAAGTAAGCACCGCCACTATAGCCACCAGTCTTTTCAAAAGAGGATTGAAAAATCAGTTTATCCAAGATATAAGTCCTCTCAAAAAAGGAAAACAAACCATGGTAGGAGCAGCCTTTACCTTAAGATATATTCCGGCTCGGGAAGACCTAAACCCCATAACAGTATTCAAAGATCCAAAACATTTACAACGAGTAGCAGTTGAAAAATGCCCCAAGGGGGCTGTACTTGTCATTGATAGCAGAAAAGACGCTCGAGCCGCTTCAGCAGGTTCAATATTAGCAACTCGATTGATGAAACGCGGTGTCTCTGGATTGGTTACCGATGGTGGATTGCGGGATTCCGCTGAAATAGCGGATTTGGACTTTCCAGCATATCATAGCAGACCTTCAGCACCTACCAACCTAACCCTGCATCAGGCCATTGCCATTAACGAACCTATTGGTTGTGGAGATGTGGCCGTTTTTCCAGGAGATTTTATCGTTGGTGATAATGATGGGGTCATGGTCATACCACAACATCTAGCTGCTGATGTAGCAGATGAATGTTTAGAAATGACCTTGTATGAGGAATTTGTACTTGAAAAAGTTGGAAATGGTGCATCTGTGATTGGGCTTTACCCTTTAACCAACAATACGCTCAAAACTGAATTTGAAACTTGGAAAGACTCAAACAAAAAAATCCAAAAATCATAG
- a CDS encoding GatB/YqeY domain-containing protein — MSLQDQIMIEMKTAMKAKDTVALESLRAIKSGILLAKTDKGAGGELSEEDEIKLVQKLVKQRKDSAAIFTEQGREDLAAPELAQVAIIEKFLPEQLTEEEIEKVVVMTIDSIGASGMQDMGKVMGIVSKELAGQADGKTISSIVKARLS; from the coding sequence ATGAGTTTGCAAGATCAGATAATGATAGAGATGAAAACGGCAATGAAAGCAAAGGATACCGTTGCATTAGAATCATTGCGAGCTATTAAATCGGGCATTTTATTGGCAAAGACGGATAAAGGCGCTGGTGGAGAACTTTCTGAGGAAGATGAAATAAAGCTGGTTCAAAAATTGGTAAAGCAACGTAAGGATAGCGCTGCAATTTTCACGGAACAGGGAAGGGAAGATTTAGCTGCCCCTGAGTTGGCCCAAGTAGCGATAATTGAGAAGTTTTTACCAGAACAATTAACCGAAGAAGAAATTGAAAAAGTGGTGGTTATGACCATTGATTCCATTGGCGCTTCAGGAATGCAAGATATGGGTAAGGTCATGGGGATTGTTTCCAAAGAACTGGCTGGGCAAGCTGATGGAAAAACCATTTCCAGTATTGTAAAAGCAAGATTAAGTTAA
- the ftsZ gene encoding cell division protein FtsZ yields the protein MSKSTEFDNIGFDLPKNKSNVIKVIGVGGGGSNAINHMFQAGINGVDFVICNTDAQALQNSTVPNKIQLGVSLTEGLGAGANPDVGEQAALESMEDLKTLLGHTTKMVFITAGMGGGTGTGAAPIIAKVAREMDVLTVGIVTIPFQFEGAMRNKQAQAGIEKLRANVDSLIVINNNKLREVYGNLGFKAGFSKADEVLATAAKGIAEVITHHYTQNIDLRDAKTVLSNSGTAIMGSSTASGSARAGEAIMKALDSPLLNDNKITGAKNVLLLIVSGSQEITIDEIGEINDYIQIEAGHGANIIMGVGEDENLGDAIAVTVIATGFNIDQQDDIVNTETKKVFYTLEDEQIAEQELTPDTTTIQEVKVETANEPEPTIVKHTLEMEEEEKAEEAHSKAEEAHSKAEEVNLIPTTNYIRNFNVFYEEVVPESVEEDFVIIEAKSILNDIEVVDPEVISPKAAEDQFALTFDMPLNRTEETEEEEKEHTITFNLDDGLKDIDVNEYVEVKPVLEYKKEGETRYNLEEYMELETQLTGARSVAETHEPKLVEDELVFEKKTIKTEASTGGENAAGNVDPFNSSINDLLKDRADERRKKLKNFNYKFQNNRNSIDEIEKQPAYKRQGVDLDDTPQEQKVSRTTLSEDSNDDLQLRSNNSFLHDNVD from the coding sequence ATGAGTAAAAGCACCGAATTTGATAACATAGGTTTTGATCTTCCCAAGAACAAAAGCAACGTAATAAAGGTAATTGGCGTTGGTGGTGGAGGTAGTAATGCCATCAATCACATGTTCCAGGCAGGTATCAATGGAGTGGATTTTGTAATCTGCAATACAGATGCCCAAGCTTTACAAAATAGTACGGTTCCCAATAAAATTCAATTGGGTGTATCCCTAACAGAAGGACTTGGCGCTGGAGCCAATCCAGATGTTGGTGAGCAAGCAGCTTTGGAAAGCATGGAAGATCTAAAAACATTGCTAGGACATACTACTAAAATGGTTTTCATTACGGCCGGTATGGGTGGTGGTACAGGAACAGGGGCTGCTCCAATCATTGCCAAAGTAGCAAGGGAGATGGATGTTCTTACCGTAGGTATTGTTACCATTCCTTTTCAGTTTGAAGGCGCTATGCGTAATAAACAGGCGCAGGCTGGTATTGAGAAGCTGCGCGCCAATGTGGATTCGTTAATAGTAATCAACAATAACAAACTACGCGAGGTTTATGGAAACTTGGGCTTCAAAGCTGGCTTTTCAAAAGCGGATGAAGTCTTGGCAACTGCAGCAAAGGGAATTGCAGAAGTTATTACACATCACTATACACAGAATATTGACCTTAGGGATGCCAAAACAGTTCTTTCCAATAGCGGCACTGCTATAATGGGCTCATCTACAGCTTCTGGTTCTGCTCGGGCTGGAGAAGCTATTATGAAGGCGTTGGATTCGCCCTTATTGAATGATAATAAAATAACTGGGGCTAAAAATGTACTGTTACTCATTGTTTCAGGTTCACAAGAAATCACCATTGACGAAATAGGGGAAATCAATGACTATATACAGATTGAAGCAGGACACGGCGCAAACATAATTATGGGTGTTGGCGAAGATGAAAACTTGGGAGATGCCATTGCGGTAACCGTTATAGCTACGGGATTTAATATTGATCAGCAAGATGATATCGTAAATACAGAAACCAAAAAAGTTTTTTATACCCTTGAAGATGAGCAGATTGCTGAGCAAGAACTAACTCCAGATACTACAACGATTCAAGAAGTTAAGGTTGAAACAGCAAATGAACCAGAACCAACGATAGTGAAGCATACACTGGAAATGGAAGAGGAGGAAAAAGCTGAGGAAGCACATTCAAAAGCTGAGGAAGCACATTCAAAAGCTGAGGAGGTCAACCTTATCCCAACTACAAATTATATCAGAAACTTTAATGTTTTTTATGAGGAAGTAGTTCCTGAAAGCGTTGAAGAGGACTTTGTTATCATAGAAGCAAAAAGCATATTGAACGATATTGAAGTGGTTGATCCAGAGGTAATTTCGCCAAAAGCAGCGGAAGATCAATTTGCATTAACTTTTGATATGCCCTTGAATAGAACAGAAGAAACTGAAGAAGAGGAAAAGGAACATACCATTACGTTCAATTTAGATGATGGTTTAAAGGATATTGATGTAAATGAGTATGTAGAGGTAAAGCCAGTTTTGGAATATAAAAAAGAAGGGGAGACCCGTTACAATTTAGAGGAGTACATGGAGTTGGAAACCCAATTAACGGGAGCTAGGTCCGTAGCGGAAACCCATGAGCCCAAATTGGTTGAAGATGAATTGGTGTTTGAGAAGAAAACCATAAAGACTGAGGCTTCCACTGGAGGAGAAAATGCAGCTGGAAACGTGGATCCTTTTAATAGTTCCATCAATGACCTGTTAAAAGATCGTGCAGACGAACGTAGAAAAAAACTAAAGAATTTCAACTACAAATTTCAGAACAACAGAAATAGTATTGATGAAATAGAAAAGCAACCTGCCTATAAAAGACAGGGTGTGGATTTAGATGATACTCCCCAAGAGCAAAAGGTCTCTAGGACAACACTGAGCGAGGACAGCAATGATGATTTGCAATTACGTTCCAACAACTCTTTTTTGCATGATAATGTTGATTAG
- the ftsA gene encoding cell division protein FtsA, whose protein sequence is MEQGNYSVGLDIGTTKIVAIIGKENEYGKIEILGTGKSKSLGVHRGVVNNITQTISSIQQAVEQAEVDSGLKIGSVVVGIAGQHIRSLQHSDYITRPNSEEVINDDDLEKLCNQVYKLVMLPGEEIIHVLPQEYRVDGQPEIKEPKGMYGGRLEANFHVVVGQVSSIKNIGRCIKSAGLDLANITLEPLASAEAVLSQEEKEAGVALIDIGGGTTDLAIFKDGIIRHTSVIPFGGNVITEDIKEGCSIIEKQAELLKIKFGSAWPGENKDNEIVSIPGLRGREPKEITLKNLSKIIHARVVEIVEQVYVEIKNYGHEEQKKKLIAGIVLTGGGSQLKHLKQLVEYITGMDTRIGYPNEHLAGDSEEEIASPLYATAVGLLMNALETTSMNTIMEEEMQEDEQVLVGQEHVPSNKTANMSMKERKSIFDKWSEKLKDFLDNAE, encoded by the coding sequence ATGGAACAAGGTAATTATTCAGTTGGTTTGGATATTGGAACTACCAAGATCGTTGCGATCATTGGTAAGGAAAATGAGTATGGCAAAATAGAAATTTTAGGAACAGGTAAGTCAAAGAGCTTAGGTGTCCATAGAGGAGTGGTCAACAATATTACCCAGACCATTTCATCTATTCAACAAGCAGTGGAACAAGCTGAGGTGGATTCTGGATTAAAAATAGGTTCTGTGGTCGTGGGTATTGCAGGGCAGCATATTAGAAGCCTTCAGCATAGCGATTACATCACAAGACCAAATTCGGAAGAGGTGATTAATGATGATGATTTAGAGAAACTCTGTAATCAAGTCTACAAGTTGGTCATGCTTCCGGGTGAAGAGATCATACATGTTTTGCCACAAGAGTACCGAGTGGATGGGCAGCCAGAAATTAAAGAACCCAAAGGGATGTATGGCGGTCGCCTAGAAGCCAATTTTCATGTGGTGGTCGGGCAAGTTTCATCCATCAAAAATATTGGTAGATGTATTAAGAGCGCAGGTCTGGACTTAGCAAACATCACATTGGAGCCACTGGCATCAGCAGAAGCGGTATTAAGTCAAGAAGAAAAAGAGGCAGGGGTAGCATTGATTGATATAGGAGGTGGAACTACTGACCTTGCAATTTTCAAAGATGGAATTATTAGACATACTTCCGTAATACCCTTTGGAGGAAATGTCATTACTGAAGATATAAAAGAAGGTTGCTCAATTATAGAGAAGCAAGCGGAATTATTAAAGATAAAATTTGGTTCTGCCTGGCCAGGTGAAAATAAGGATAACGAGATTGTATCCATTCCTGGACTAAGGGGTAGGGAACCTAAAGAAATCACTTTGAAAAACCTATCTAAAATTATTCACGCTAGAGTCGTGGAGATTGTAGAGCAGGTATATGTGGAAATAAAGAATTACGGCCACGAGGAACAAAAGAAAAAACTGATAGCAGGTATAGTGTTGACCGGTGGAGGAAGCCAGTTAAAACATTTGAAACAGCTAGTTGAATACATTACCGGGATGGATACACGTATTGGCTATCCCAATGAGCATTTGGCAGGAGATTCTGAAGAAGAGATTGCAAGTCCACTGTATGCAACTGCAGTGGGTCTTTTGATGAATGCTTTGGAAACGACATCCATGAATACGATCATGGAAGAAGAAATGCAAGAAGATGAACAGGTTTTGGTAGGCCAGGAGCATGTACCAAGCAACAAAACGGCAAATATGTCGATGAAAGAAAGAAAATCCATTTTTGACAAGTGGTCTGAAAAACTAAAGGACTTTTTGGACAACGCGGAGTAA
- a CDS encoding cell division protein FtsQ/DivIB yields MRVNWNYIKLTFLSIAIIGLYSFAEHRSKKKSVNEISIKFLGDNNLYLTEASVNKLLIQNYGAVKNRAKEELVLNTIEDIILSNDMVKNAQVYLTVNGELISKIVQRKPIGRVEGISKFYLDDLGKRMPLSKHHSARVPIITGKITGKTLEDAYTILNYINEDDFLRKNVIGIHVEEEGKYQLKFRLENFVVNLGGVENLNEKFKNFMAFYAKAAKDNSLEKYATVSLEFNNQVVCTKI; encoded by the coding sequence ATGCGAGTTAATTGGAATTACATAAAATTGACGTTTTTGTCCATAGCCATAATTGGGCTTTACAGTTTTGCAGAACACCGCAGTAAGAAGAAAAGTGTTAATGAGATATCCATTAAATTTTTGGGAGACAACAACTTATACCTCACAGAAGCCTCAGTTAATAAATTGTTAATACAAAATTATGGAGCAGTAAAAAATAGGGCTAAAGAAGAATTAGTTTTGAATACCATAGAGGATATTATACTGTCCAATGATATGGTGAAAAACGCCCAAGTCTATCTTACTGTAAATGGAGAACTTATATCTAAGATTGTTCAGCGTAAACCAATTGGAAGAGTAGAGGGAATCTCTAAATTTTATTTGGATGATTTAGGAAAGCGTATGCCTTTATCCAAGCATCATTCAGCTAGAGTTCCCATAATCACGGGTAAAATCACGGGTAAAACCCTTGAGGATGCCTATACGATTTTAAATTATATCAACGAGGACGATTTTCTTAGGAAAAATGTTATCGGTATACATGTTGAGGAAGAAGGTAAATATCAATTAAAGTTTCGTTTAGAAAACTTTGTAGTGAATTTGGGCGGAGTGGAAAATCTCAATGAGAAGTTCAAAAATTTCATGGCATTTTATGCAAAAGCTGCCAAAGACAATTCTTTGGAGAAATATGCAACAGTAAGTTTAGAATTCAATAATCAAGTGGTTTGCACCAAAATATAA
- the murC gene encoding UDP-N-acetylmuramate--L-alanine ligase: protein MNLKDIHNVFFIGIGGIGMSALARYFNYIGKNVIGYDKTRTPITDELVSHGIVVHFEDKVDLIPDACKQRENTLVIYTPAVPSTHSQLQFFRSKSFEIKKRSEVLGIITKDTFCFAVAGTHGKTTTSCILAHLLKESGTPLTAFLGGISEDFNSNFVLEGTEYSVVEADEFDRSFLQLSPDVACITSMDADHLDIYGTSEELQQSFRDFVAKIKPSGMLFVRNGLPLQGATYGIEDGSDYRIENILIEHGTYIFDLITPKEVLEQVRFNKPGRHNLLNGLAAFAMAVQAGSPPHRLAKALGTFKGVQRRFSYQIQDSDFTFIDDYAHHPTEISAVYNAIKEMHPNEQITAVFQPHLFSRTQDFADDFAESLSKFDMVLLLEIYPAREEPIKGITSTWLLDKIENPRKKLVSKSNLINEIKNCRTGVLVTMGAGDIGMEIPKIKKELAYAS from the coding sequence ATGAATTTGAAGGACATCCATAACGTCTTCTTTATTGGTATCGGAGGTATTGGTATGTCTGCTTTGGCGCGCTATTTTAATTATATAGGTAAGAACGTTATAGGCTATGACAAGACAAGAACTCCAATAACAGATGAACTTGTTAGTCATGGTATAGTAGTGCATTTTGAAGACAAAGTTGACCTGATACCAGATGCTTGCAAACAAAGGGAAAATACACTGGTTATCTATACGCCAGCAGTACCTTCCACACATTCCCAATTACAATTTTTTAGAAGTAAGAGCTTTGAAATAAAAAAACGCTCGGAGGTACTCGGCATTATTACAAAAGACACCTTTTGTTTTGCGGTTGCGGGAACCCACGGGAAGACTACAACCTCATGTATTTTGGCCCATTTGCTTAAAGAGAGTGGTACTCCTTTAACAGCTTTTTTAGGAGGTATTTCAGAAGATTTCAATAGCAATTTTGTGTTGGAGGGAACCGAATACTCTGTTGTTGAAGCTGATGAGTTTGATAGGTCGTTTTTACAACTTTCTCCTGATGTGGCTTGTATCACTTCTATGGATGCCGATCACTTGGATATTTATGGAACCAGTGAAGAATTACAACAATCCTTTCGGGATTTTGTTGCAAAAATAAAACCTAGTGGAATGCTTTTCGTTAGGAACGGACTACCGTTGCAAGGAGCTACCTATGGAATTGAGGATGGGTCGGATTACCGTATTGAAAATATTTTAATTGAACATGGCACCTACATATTTGATTTGATTACGCCCAAGGAGGTATTGGAACAAGTTCGTTTTAATAAACCTGGCCGGCATAATTTGCTTAATGGACTAGCAGCTTTTGCAATGGCAGTGCAGGCTGGTTCCCCGCCGCACCGCCTTGCCAAGGCATTAGGGACCTTTAAAGGGGTGCAAAGAAGGTTTTCCTACCAGATACAGGATTCAGATTTTACTTTTATTGATGACTATGCACATCACCCCACAGAGATTAGTGCAGTTTATAACGCCATAAAAGAAATGCATCCAAATGAGCAAATAACTGCGGTTTTTCAGCCTCATTTATTTTCTAGGACACAGGATTTTGCTGATGATTTCGCTGAAAGCTTGTCAAAATTTGATATGGTTTTGTTATTGGAAATCTATCCAGCAAGAGAAGAGCCCATTAAGGGAATTACGTCCACATGGCTATTGGATAAAATTGAAAATCCACGAAAAAAATTGGTTTCCAAATCAAACCTTATAAATGAAATAAAGAATTGTAGAACAGGTGTTTTAGTGACGATGGGAGCTGGTGATATTGGAATGGAGATACCAAAAATAAAAAAGGAATTAGCGTATGCGAGTTAA
- the murG gene encoding undecaprenyldiphospho-muramoylpentapeptide beta-N-acetylglucosaminyltransferase, translating to MGNYRFILSGGGTGGHIYPAIAIANELKRRHPKAEFLFVGAKDKMEMEKVPQAGYKIEGLWISGLQRKLTLKNLMFPLKLVISLIRARQITKQFRPNVAIGTGGFASGPLLKMAAGAKIPCVLQEQNSYAGITNKLLASKAKRICVAYDRMEQFFPKEKIIKTGNPVRSDLVDLKVDKKEAIDFFGLNANKKTILIIGGSLGARRVNQLIEKELVFFENQEVQLIWQCGKLYYEDYKQHDSNSVKVLAFLNRMDYAYAAADIIISRAGAGSVSELCLVGKPVLFIPSPNVAEDHQTKNAKALVSKDAALMLKESELDTDFEKSFVDLINSMDTQNKLSANIKQLAMPKATEHIVDEIEKLLK from the coding sequence GTGGGCAACTATAGGTTTATACTTTCTGGAGGAGGTACGGGAGGACATATTTATCCGGCGATAGCGATAGCCAATGAACTAAAAAGGAGGCATCCAAAAGCTGAGTTTTTATTTGTTGGAGCTAAGGATAAAATGGAAATGGAAAAAGTGCCGCAAGCAGGATATAAGATAGAGGGTTTGTGGATAAGTGGATTGCAACGGAAACTGACACTTAAAAATTTAATGTTTCCATTAAAATTGGTGATTAGTTTGATTAGAGCACGGCAAATAACAAAACAGTTTAGACCCAATGTGGCCATTGGCACGGGGGGATTTGCTAGTGGGCCATTGCTAAAAATGGCTGCTGGTGCCAAAATTCCGTGTGTACTCCAGGAACAAAACTCTTATGCGGGCATCACAAACAAATTATTGGCAAGCAAGGCTAAACGTATTTGTGTGGCCTATGATAGAATGGAGCAGTTTTTTCCAAAGGAAAAGATAATCAAGACGGGCAATCCAGTGCGTTCAGATTTGGTGGATTTGAAGGTAGATAAAAAAGAAGCAATTGATTTTTTTGGTTTGAATGCAAACAAGAAAACCATATTGATCATAGGCGGGAGTCTGGGAGCGAGAAGGGTAAATCAATTGATTGAAAAAGAACTAGTTTTTTTTGAGAATCAAGAAGTGCAGCTAATATGGCAGTGCGGTAAACTCTATTATGAAGATTATAAACAACATGATTCAAACTCGGTAAAGGTTTTAGCCTTTTTAAATAGAATGGATTATGCCTATGCAGCTGCAGATATCATCATATCTAGAGCAGGAGCGGGATCTGTATCAGAATTGTGTTTAGTAGGAAAGCCTGTACTATTTATACCATCACCCAATGTGGCGGAAGACCATCAAACTAAGAATGCAAAAGCACTGGTTTCTAAAGATGCGGCACTTATGCTAAAAGAGAGTGAATTAGATACTGATTTTGAAAAAAGTTTTGTAGACCTCATAAATTCAATGGATACTCAAAATAAGTTGAGTGCCAATATTAAGCAGCTGGCTATGCCAAAAGCCACGGAACATATCGTTGATGAAATTGAAAAATTATTGAAATGA
- a CDS encoding FtsW/RodA/SpoVE family cell cycle protein has protein sequence MLAVFKNLKGDKAIWGVVALLALFSFLPVYSASTNLVYVNDDGTTFGHLIKHAVLLFLGFGIIYAVHRIPTHYFKGLSIIALPIVLILLVYTLTVETKIGGVTANRWIKIPFVGVNFQTSTLASVVLMIWIARYLTKIKDAAITFKESILPLWLPTALVVLLILPENFSTAAIICFLVLVLCFLGGYPLKYLFAIVGTGIVLSGMFLFVLFKTPEILPQRAGTWKSRIETFWSPEKAGKDDLHQLTLAKIAIAEGGVVGKGAGKSVIKNMLSQSTSDFIFAIIIEEYGLLGGGALLFFYLLLLFRIVVVANSAKTIFSKLLVIGVGLPIVFQAFINMAVVVQLFPVTGQPLPLISMGGTSIWMTCMAIGIILSASNKKENLEEESYNIDESNPLEVLSGQL, from the coding sequence ATGTTAGCGGTATTTAAAAATTTGAAAGGTGATAAAGCCATTTGGGGTGTAGTAGCCCTATTGGCACTTTTCTCGTTTTTACCGGTTTATAGTGCAAGTACAAATCTGGTATATGTAAATGATGATGGCACAACCTTTGGGCATTTAATAAAGCATGCGGTGCTTTTGTTTTTAGGGTTTGGGATTATATACGCAGTACACCGCATACCAACACATTATTTTAAAGGACTTTCTATAATAGCATTACCCATTGTTTTAATTCTATTGGTGTATACCCTTACCGTGGAAACTAAAATAGGAGGTGTTACTGCAAACAGATGGATTAAGATTCCGTTTGTTGGGGTCAATTTTCAAACATCAACATTAGCATCCGTTGTTTTAATGATATGGATTGCACGGTATTTGACAAAAATCAAAGATGCTGCAATTACATTCAAAGAAAGCATATTGCCATTGTGGTTACCAACTGCTTTAGTTGTTTTGTTGATTTTGCCGGAGAATTTTTCCACAGCTGCCATTATTTGCTTTTTAGTATTGGTACTCTGTTTTTTAGGAGGATATCCATTAAAATATTTGTTTGCCATCGTAGGGACTGGAATTGTGCTTTCCGGAATGTTTTTGTTTGTACTGTTTAAGACCCCAGAGATATTACCACAACGAGCAGGCACATGGAAATCCAGAATTGAGACTTTTTGGAGTCCTGAGAAAGCAGGGAAGGATGATTTGCATCAACTTACACTTGCAAAAATTGCTATTGCTGAAGGTGGTGTTGTTGGGAAAGGAGCAGGGAAAAGCGTTATAAAAAATATGCTTTCGCAAAGCACATCAGATTTCATTTTTGCAATCATCATAGAAGAGTATGGTCTGTTGGGAGGAGGGGCGTTACTGTTCTTCTATTTGCTTTTGCTGTTTAGGATTGTAGTGGTGGCAAATTCAGCCAAGACCATTTTTTCCAAATTGTTGGTTATCGGAGTGGGATTGCCTATCGTTTTCCAGGCATTCATCAATATGGCCGTGGTGGTACAATTGTTTCCCGTAACAGGTCAACCTTTACCATTGATCAGTATGGGCGGGACATCTATTTGGATGACCTGTATGGCGATTGGCATTATACTGAGCGCAAGCAATAAAAAAGAGAATTTAGAGGAGGAATCCTATAATATAGATGAAAGTAATCCTTTAGAAGTATTAAGTGGGCAACTATAG